A window from Chitinophaga filiformis encodes these proteins:
- the ruvA gene encoding Holliday junction branch migration protein RuvA: MIAYLNGKLSYKSPALVHIDVQGVGYEVQISLNTYSRIQGLENCKLLTYLHIKEDAHTLYGFFDQAERHMFLLLIGVSGIGANTARMMLSSLQPEDIQRAIAMENEKMLESIKGIGAKTAKRVILELKDKISKQKDAGHQISVTPNNTIQEDALNALVTLGIARNVAEQAINKVLKAEPLLQDLEGLIKKSLKGL, translated from the coding sequence ATGATTGCTTACCTCAACGGAAAACTGTCCTATAAATCCCCTGCTCTGGTACATATTGATGTTCAAGGGGTTGGATACGAAGTGCAGATCAGTCTCAATACCTATTCCCGCATACAGGGACTGGAAAATTGCAAATTGCTGACGTATCTGCATATAAAGGAGGATGCACATACACTTTATGGCTTTTTTGACCAGGCGGAACGTCATATGTTCCTCCTGCTGATAGGCGTCTCAGGTATAGGCGCCAATACTGCCCGGATGATGCTGTCTTCCCTTCAACCTGAAGATATTCAACGGGCTATCGCGATGGAGAACGAAAAAATGCTTGAAAGTATAAAAGGGATCGGCGCTAAAACGGCAAAACGGGTAATTCTGGAGCTTAAAGACAAAATCAGTAAACAGAAGGATGCCGGTCACCAAATATCTGTAACACCAAACAATACAATTCAGGAAGACGCGTTAAATGCATTAGTCACTTTAGGAATAGCCAGAAATGTGGCAGAACAGGCAATTAATAAAGTGCTAAAAGCTGAACCACTATTGCAAGACCTCGAAGGGCTTATTAAAAAGTCGCTGAAAGGTCTATAA
- a CDS encoding beta-ketoacyl-ACP synthase III: MNKITAAITAVGGYVPDYVLTNKELETLVDTTDEWIITRTGIKERRILKGERKGTSELCVPVAQEICRKRGISPEEIDLLIVATVTPDMVFPATANIVTDKIGAKNAFGFDISAACSGFLYALDTGARFIESGRYKKVMVIGADKMSSIIDYTDRTTCIIFGDGGAGVLLEPNTEGLGLIDSILKSDGHGREYLHMKAGGSAQPASIESVTNREHYVYQEGKMVFKYAVANMAEAAHDVMKRNNLTADDVAWLVPHQANKRIIDATASRMGLPEEKIMMNIQRYGNTTAGTLPLCLWDYEKQLKKGDNLVLAAFGGGFTWGASYVKWAYDPK, translated from the coding sequence ATGAACAAAATAACGGCCGCTATTACAGCGGTAGGTGGTTATGTACCTGACTACGTGCTCACTAATAAAGAACTGGAAACACTGGTAGATACAACAGACGAATGGATCATCACCCGTACGGGGATCAAGGAAAGAAGGATACTGAAGGGAGAGCGTAAGGGGACCTCTGAGTTATGTGTACCGGTAGCACAGGAAATATGCCGTAAAAGAGGGATCAGCCCGGAAGAGATCGACCTGCTGATCGTGGCCACCGTTACACCGGACATGGTGTTCCCGGCAACCGCCAACATCGTAACTGATAAAATAGGTGCCAAAAACGCCTTCGGCTTTGATATCAGTGCCGCCTGTTCTGGTTTCCTGTATGCGCTGGACACGGGTGCACGCTTCATTGAAAGCGGACGCTATAAGAAAGTAATGGTGATCGGGGCTGATAAAATGAGCTCTATCATTGACTATACTGACCGTACTACCTGTATCATTTTCGGCGACGGTGGCGCAGGCGTATTACTGGAACCTAATACAGAAGGACTGGGCCTGATCGACAGCATTCTGAAAAGTGATGGTCATGGCCGTGAATACCTGCACATGAAAGCCGGCGGTTCTGCACAGCCTGCCAGCATTGAGAGTGTGACCAACAGGGAGCACTATGTATACCAGGAAGGCAAAATGGTGTTTAAATATGCGGTAGCCAATATGGCTGAGGCGGCGCATGACGTCATGAAGCGTAACAACCTTACCGCCGATGATGTAGCATGGCTGGTACCTCACCAGGCCAACAAGCGTATCATTGACGCTACAGCTTCCCGTATGGGCCTGCCGGAAGAAAAAATAATGATGAACATTCAGCGATATGGTAACACTACCGCGGGTACCTTGCCACTTTGCCTCTGGGATTACGAAAAGCAACTGAAGAAAGGTGACAACCTGGTACTGGCTGCCTTTGGCGGTGGATTTACCTGGGGCGCCAGCTACGTGAAGTGGGCATACGATCCAAAATAA
- the sprA gene encoding cell surface protein SprA, whose amino-acid sequence MSRKTYYGAIAVIGVVSLFIFDTAARNRSGYTNNYTKKYWQPNIVTPAAADTVKKDTLKFPIKDRYGTSITDPVKNQIDLKDPAGLSRTVDYDPVTRQYTVTEKIGDHYYRNPTYLSFDEYYKLQSAKSEEDYWKKRASTLGSLNQKGDGPELYKGSKLFDRIFGGNKVDIKPQGSLELTFGYEGQNIKNPVLTEQARKTGGFAFDMNINMNLTGKIGDKLKLITNFNTQSTFDFENQIKLEYTGYDDEIIKKIEAGNVSFPLRSSLISGVQSLFGIKTQLQFGRLTVTSVLSNQKSQKQNMLIKGGTQVQDFTLKADEYEDNRHFLLGQFFRDTFNNAVANLPIIQSLAYVNRIEVWVTNKTGATTNARDIVGLMDLGEYNPYNQAFLIPGTAKLTDNRANTLYSQVISDPMSRYTGTVVNRLRSLNLEPVQQYEKTFARKLDSTEYTLNRQLGFISLNQQLQADEVLAVAYQYTYNGRVYTVGEFSQDIPPDQNNSANQRILFLKLLKATSARPNLPIWDLMMKNIYSTGAYQINRADFKLDVYYKDPGTESRAPSDKRYLPDAQGIWEGAPLITILNLDRLNNQNDPQPDGVFDYVEGYTINSQTGRIMFPQLEPFAAGIKKAFGGNAALERQYLYKVLYDSIKVVAQQFPQLNRYVLKGSYKSANSSEIQLGGYNIPPGSVTVTAGGQQLRENVDFIIDYNLGRIKIINAGILNSGVAINVQFENNAAFGTQVRNYFGTRLDYVVNDNLTLGSTIARMSERPYYQKVNYGEDPIKNTVVGFDVNYNSQWKGLTRFLNKLPNYQSNTPSNIMFTGEVAKLFPGHSKLVNAAGTGQGQVFIDDFEGSQSGYDLKFPATAWALASTPKDAVDSAGHALFPNADKPNDLAYGHDRARLAWYIIEPTLQIPKSPALPEGISTEDQSDPRVRLVYQKEVFANRSTDFGQSQLSTLDLAYYPTERGPYNFITNRDSVDANGHLKHPEKAWGGIMRAIDNSDFQTQNVEFIEFWIQDPFIKNPNSNGGQLYFNLGNVSEDILKDSRKFFENGLPNPTTDLNKTDSSIWGRIPKFQQQITQAFDNDPDIRRYQDVGYDGLQSTDEATFHKTYLDELARNFGPGSKIYNDAKGDPSNDDYRHYRSYDRADILQRYKRYSNPEGNSPVSQNTTYSSAATNIPESEDLNRDNTLNETEEYFQYRVNLRPNMAVGTNYIVDKIAAEVTLANGNKTIENWYQFKVPISSFGAKIGSIPDFKSIRFMRMFLTGFTDSVVVRFAKLQLVRNQWRQYDYKLQPGDPVPNDGTTTFNTSAVNIEENSSRKPIPYTLPPGVVRQNTVSTNSTVLQLNEQAMSIQVCKLEDGDTRGVSKNLNMDLRQYKHIQMYLHAEASNDPNGLKDGDLRAIIRMGSDFVENYYEYQIPLKVTSWGGSHTAYDIWPEVNDMDLLMSKLTQLKQQRNQCSTCSPLTPYTIQDEKGNYMSVMGNPNLGDVRSIMLGVTNPKDDGLPKCGEVWFNELRLSGLDEKGGYAGMGRVDMQLADLGTVSVSGNMHTTGFGNLDQRVNERFRDNYLQYDAAANLDLGKLLPKRASLSIPVYAGYSRAVSRPEYDPYDLDIKLKDKLRMARSDYERDSIRKAAEDFTAIKSLNFTNVRRMNLNRKKNHLWDIENFDISYSFTQTTSHSPIIQSDELTKHRGGLGYTFTGQSKFITPFKKLFKTKTPWLDLVRDFNFNYIPSLISFRVDITRQFGATRIRNVGGDDTYKLPETYNKYFTFDRYYGLKWDLSKSLSIDFNAVNNARIDEPRGRLDSKEKKDSVWNNFFKLGRTTNYYHTANITYTLPTAKIPLLSWTNVSLGYSTDYRWTGASLLAKYLGNAIENSNQKTMIAEFKFSELYSKSAFLRAITGTQQKKKPQPNNNNRPGMAGNQNKQQPAKKDNTPEISPILKAVMKPLLSLKRISVDYSENGGTRLPGYIDSTKLLGMNWASWAPGVPFVFGKQPDKAWLDNFAKKGLITPDTTFNIQFQQQFTQRWQIQAQLEPVNDLRIDLSMTKSFTKTHTELFKNLSDSGFQHLSPYDAGGFEITYMAIKTMFGGIDAESGTTKTFKDFERYRQAISNRLGALNPYNSDPGVPTNNPKDPTYRYGYGRYAQDVLVPAFLAAYTGKDPEKIGLLKNAGLSNVRSNPFSNYVPRPNWRVAYNGLTKLEPFKSLFTNVSLTHAYVGTLAMSSYNSALLYEDPRLAGYPGFVDTVSGNYIPYFLIPNITMTEQFAPLLGIDVTFTNSLNLRVEFKKNRSLSLSLIDYQLTELRSTELTLGGSYRLRNVKFAFLGQPQDGKKVQNDMNFRLDMSFRDDKTVNNRLDADLVIPTSGQKVIGISPSIDYVLNNRLNLRFFYDRRQTIPVISTAYPITSTRGGLTLRFMLAQ is encoded by the coding sequence TTGTCAAGAAAGACATATTATGGTGCTATTGCAGTAATAGGAGTTGTTTCTTTATTTATTTTTGATACTGCGGCAAGGAATCGTTCGGGTTATACTAACAACTATACTAAGAAATACTGGCAACCAAACATCGTCACACCAGCAGCAGCAGATACCGTTAAAAAGGATACGCTGAAGTTTCCGATAAAAGACCGTTACGGTACCAGTATTACAGATCCTGTCAAGAATCAGATAGATTTAAAAGATCCTGCAGGTTTATCCCGTACTGTTGATTATGATCCCGTCACCAGGCAATATACAGTAACAGAAAAGATTGGCGACCACTACTACCGCAATCCAACCTATCTCAGCTTTGATGAATATTATAAACTCCAGTCTGCTAAGAGTGAGGAGGACTACTGGAAAAAAAGGGCCAGTACACTCGGATCGCTGAACCAGAAGGGGGACGGACCCGAATTGTATAAAGGCAGCAAACTGTTTGACAGGATATTCGGTGGTAATAAAGTGGATATCAAGCCCCAGGGTAGCCTTGAACTCACTTTTGGCTATGAAGGCCAGAATATTAAGAACCCCGTGCTCACAGAACAGGCCCGTAAAACGGGAGGTTTCGCTTTTGATATGAATATCAATATGAACCTGACAGGTAAGATAGGGGACAAGCTGAAACTGATCACCAATTTCAATACACAGTCTACTTTCGACTTTGAAAACCAGATCAAACTGGAATATACCGGTTATGACGATGAGATCATCAAGAAGATCGAGGCCGGTAACGTGAGCTTCCCCCTGCGCAGCTCGCTGATATCCGGGGTACAGTCCCTGTTCGGTATCAAGACCCAGCTGCAGTTCGGCCGCCTGACGGTGACATCTGTACTGTCCAACCAGAAATCACAGAAGCAGAATATGCTGATCAAGGGCGGTACCCAGGTGCAGGATTTCACCCTGAAGGCAGATGAATATGAAGACAACCGCCACTTCCTGCTTGGTCAGTTCTTCCGCGATACATTCAACAACGCTGTAGCCAACCTGCCCATCATCCAGTCGCTGGCATATGTGAACAGAATAGAGGTATGGGTGACCAATAAAACAGGCGCTACCACCAATGCAAGGGATATCGTCGGTCTGATGGACCTCGGTGAATACAATCCCTATAACCAGGCATTCCTGATACCAGGTACTGCCAAACTCACTGACAACAGGGCCAATACCCTCTACTCCCAGGTGATTTCCGACCCGATGAGCCGTTATACGGGAACGGTCGTCAACCGCTTGCGAAGTCTCAACCTCGAACCCGTCCAGCAATACGAAAAGACTTTCGCCCGTAAACTGGACTCAACGGAATATACCCTCAACAGGCAGTTAGGCTTCATCTCGCTCAATCAGCAATTGCAGGCGGATGAAGTTTTGGCCGTTGCATACCAGTATACTTATAACGGCCGCGTGTACACAGTGGGTGAATTCTCACAGGATATTCCGCCAGATCAGAACAATAGCGCCAACCAGCGTATCCTGTTCCTGAAATTGCTGAAAGCTACCTCCGCGCGGCCCAACCTGCCCATCTGGGACCTGATGATGAAGAACATCTATTCTACAGGCGCCTACCAGATCAACAGGGCTGACTTTAAACTGGATGTTTACTATAAAGACCCCGGTACAGAGAGCCGTGCACCGAGCGATAAGCGTTACCTGCCCGATGCCCAGGGTATATGGGAAGGAGCTCCGCTCATTACCATCCTGAACCTCGACAGGCTGAATAACCAGAATGACCCGCAGCCGGATGGTGTGTTTGACTACGTGGAAGGGTATACCATCAACTCGCAGACGGGACGTATTATGTTCCCGCAACTGGAGCCCTTCGCGGCGGGTATCAAAAAAGCCTTCGGTGGCAATGCCGCCCTGGAACGCCAGTACCTGTACAAGGTACTGTACGACTCCATTAAGGTGGTGGCGCAGCAATTCCCGCAATTGAACCGTTATGTGCTGAAAGGATCCTATAAATCTGCCAACTCGTCCGAGATCCAGCTGGGTGGTTACAATATCCCACCGGGATCGGTAACCGTAACTGCCGGCGGTCAGCAACTGCGTGAGAATGTAGACTTCATTATTGACTATAACCTGGGCCGTATCAAGATCATCAACGCTGGTATCCTGAACTCGGGTGTGGCCATCAATGTACAGTTTGAAAATAATGCCGCCTTTGGCACCCAGGTGAGGAACTACTTCGGTACCCGCCTGGATTATGTGGTGAACGACAACCTGACCCTGGGATCTACCATCGCCAGGATGAGTGAACGCCCTTATTACCAGAAGGTGAACTACGGCGAAGACCCTATCAAGAATACTGTGGTGGGCTTTGACGTGAACTACAACTCACAGTGGAAAGGGCTGACCCGTTTCCTGAACAAACTGCCTAATTACCAGAGCAATACGCCTTCCAATATCATGTTCACCGGCGAGGTGGCCAAGTTATTCCCAGGCCACAGCAAACTGGTAAACGCGGCAGGTACCGGCCAGGGACAGGTCTTCATCGATGATTTCGAAGGGTCCCAGAGTGGTTATGACCTGAAGTTCCCGGCAACTGCCTGGGCACTGGCTTCTACGCCAAAAGACGCAGTTGACAGCGCGGGGCACGCACTGTTCCCGAATGCAGACAAGCCGAATGATCTTGCCTATGGTCATGACAGGGCAAGGCTGGCATGGTATATTATTGAGCCTACTCTGCAGATCCCCAAATCGCCGGCATTGCCCGAGGGTATCAGTACTGAAGATCAATCCGACCCGCGGGTGCGCCTGGTATATCAGAAAGAGGTATTTGCCAACCGTTCCACCGACTTTGGTCAGAGCCAGTTAAGCACGCTTGACCTGGCCTATTATCCAACGGAAAGAGGTCCGTACAACTTCATTACCAACAGGGATAGTGTTGATGCCAATGGTCACCTGAAACATCCTGAAAAGGCATGGGGTGGTATCATGCGCGCTATCGACAACAGTGACTTCCAGACACAGAACGTTGAGTTTATCGAATTCTGGATCCAGGATCCTTTCATTAAGAATCCGAACAGCAACGGTGGTCAATTGTACTTCAACCTCGGTAACGTATCTGAAGATATCCTGAAAGATTCCCGTAAGTTCTTCGAGAACGGATTACCTAACCCGACCACAGACCTGAATAAAACAGATTCTTCCATCTGGGGCCGTATTCCGAAATTCCAGCAGCAGATCACCCAGGCGTTTGACAATGACCCGGATATCCGCCGTTACCAGGATGTGGGGTACGATGGTTTGCAGAGTACCGATGAGGCTACGTTCCATAAAACATATCTTGATGAGCTGGCGAGAAATTTCGGACCAGGTTCCAAGATTTATAATGACGCGAAAGGGGATCCATCCAACGATGACTACAGGCACTACAGGAGCTATGACCGTGCCGATATCCTGCAACGTTACAAGCGATACAGCAATCCGGAAGGTAACTCCCCGGTTTCACAGAATACGACCTATTCCTCCGCAGCTACCAATATTCCGGAATCGGAAGACCTGAACAGGGATAATACGCTGAATGAAACAGAGGAATACTTCCAGTACCGTGTGAACCTGCGTCCTAACATGGCGGTGGGTACCAACTATATCGTGGATAAGATAGCGGCGGAAGTAACACTGGCCAATGGTAATAAGACAATCGAAAACTGGTACCAGTTCAAGGTGCCGATCAGCAGTTTCGGCGCAAAAATAGGCAGCATTCCCGACTTCAAATCCATCCGTTTCATGCGTATGTTCCTGACGGGATTCACGGATTCTGTAGTTGTACGTTTCGCCAAACTGCAGCTGGTACGTAACCAATGGCGGCAGTATGACTATAAATTGCAACCGGGCGATCCTGTTCCGAACGATGGAACAACTACTTTCAATACTTCCGCTGTAAATATCGAAGAAAACTCCTCCCGCAAGCCTATTCCTTATACGCTGCCTCCGGGAGTGGTGCGTCAGAATACCGTGAGCACCAACAGTACCGTGTTGCAGCTGAACGAACAGGCCATGTCTATCCAGGTGTGCAAACTGGAAGATGGAGATACCCGCGGGGTGTCAAAGAACCTGAATATGGACCTGCGTCAGTACAAACATATCCAGATGTACCTGCACGCAGAAGCTTCCAACGATCCCAACGGTCTGAAAGATGGTGACCTGCGCGCCATCATCCGTATGGGTAGCGATTTTGTGGAAAACTACTACGAATACCAGATACCACTGAAAGTTACCAGCTGGGGAGGCTCTCATACAGCTTATGATATCTGGCCGGAAGTAAACGATATGGACCTGCTGATGAGTAAACTGACCCAGTTGAAACAACAGCGTAACCAGTGTAGCACCTGCTCTCCTTTAACTCCATATACCATTCAGGATGAAAAAGGCAACTACATGAGCGTGATGGGTAATCCGAACCTGGGTGATGTAAGAAGCATCATGCTGGGTGTGACCAACCCTAAGGATGATGGTCTGCCCAAATGCGGTGAAGTATGGTTCAATGAATTGCGCCTGTCCGGTCTCGATGAAAAAGGCGGTTATGCAGGTATGGGCCGTGTAGATATGCAACTGGCAGACCTGGGTACCGTTAGCGTGTCGGGTAACATGCACACTACAGGTTTTGGTAACCTTGACCAGCGTGTGAATGAACGTTTCCGCGACAACTACCTCCAATATGATGCGGCTGCCAACCTGGACCTGGGCAAACTGCTGCCGAAGAGAGCCAGCCTGTCCATTCCCGTCTATGCCGGATATTCGAGGGCGGTGAGCAGACCGGAATACGATCCGTACGACCTGGATATCAAACTGAAGGATAAGTTAAGAATGGCCCGCAGTGATTATGAACGCGATTCCATCCGTAAGGCTGCAGAAGACTTTACCGCTATCAAGAGCCTCAACTTCACCAACGTGCGTCGTATGAACCTGAACAGGAAGAAGAACCACCTCTGGGATATTGAGAACTTCGACATCAGTTATTCCTTTACACAAACCACCAGCCATAGCCCGATCATTCAGAGCGATGAACTGACAAAACACCGTGGTGGCCTGGGGTACACCTTCACCGGTCAGAGTAAGTTCATTACGCCGTTCAAGAAATTGTTCAAGACGAAAACACCATGGCTGGACCTGGTTCGCGACTTTAACTTTAACTATATACCATCACTCATCAGTTTCAGGGTAGACATCACCCGCCAGTTCGGAGCCACACGTATCCGCAACGTTGGAGGGGACGATACTTATAAATTGCCTGAGACCTATAACAAGTACTTCACTTTCGACAGGTATTATGGTCTGAAGTGGGATCTGTCGAAGAGCCTCAGCATCGACTTCAATGCGGTGAACAACGCCCGTATTGATGAACCGAGAGGCCGCCTGGATAGCAAGGAAAAGAAAGACAGCGTATGGAACAATTTCTTCAAACTGGGCAGAACCACGAATTACTATCATACCGCTAACATCACTTATACACTGCCAACAGCCAAGATACCTTTACTGAGCTGGACGAACGTATCGCTGGGCTATTCCACTGATTACCGCTGGACGGGCGCTTCCCTGCTGGCAAAGTACCTGGGTAACGCTATTGAGAATTCTAACCAGAAGACGATGATAGCGGAATTCAAGTTCTCAGAGCTCTATAGTAAATCTGCCTTCCTGCGGGCCATAACGGGTACGCAACAGAAGAAGAAGCCGCAACCAAACAATAACAACAGGCCGGGCATGGCTGGCAATCAGAATAAGCAGCAGCCAGCGAAAAAGGATAATACACCAGAAATATCGCCTATCCTGAAAGCAGTTATGAAACCATTACTGTCACTGAAACGTATCAGTGTAGATTATTCTGAGAATGGCGGTACCCGCTTACCGGGTTATATAGACAGTACCAAGCTGCTCGGTATGAACTGGGCCAGCTGGGCGCCGGGTGTGCCGTTCGTGTTTGGTAAACAACCCGATAAGGCATGGCTGGACAATTTTGCCAAGAAAGGCCTTATCACACCCGATACTACTTTCAACATCCAGTTCCAGCAGCAATTCACACAGCGCTGGCAGATACAGGCACAGCTGGAACCAGTAAATGACCTCCGGATCGATCTGAGTATGACCAAGTCATTTACCAAGACGCATACGGAATTGTTCAAGAACCTGTCTGATTCCGGCTTCCAGCATTTGAGCCCTTACGATGCGGGTGGATTTGAGATCACCTACATGGCCATCAAAACCATGTTTGGAGGTATTGATGCCGAATCCGGCACCACCAAAACCTTCAAGGATTTTGAGCGTTATCGTCAGGCCATCTCCAATCGCCTTGGTGCATTGAACCCTTATAACAGCGATCCCGGTGTGCCTACCAACAACCCGAAAGATCCGACCTACCGCTATGGTTATGGCCGTTACGCACAGGATGTACTGGTACCGGCATTCCTGGCTGCGTATACAGGCAAGGACCCTGAGAAGATCGGCCTGCTGAAGAACGCTGGTTTATCGAATGTGCGCAGCAATCCTTTCAGCAATTATGTACCACGTCCAAACTGGCGTGTGGCTTACAACGGATTAACCAAACTGGAACCATTCAAGTCGCTCTTTACCAACGTATCGCTCACACATGCGTACGTGGGTACCCTGGCCATGAGCTCATACAACTCCGCATTGTTGTATGAAGATCCACGTCTGGCCGGTTATCCTGGATTCGTGGATACTGTTTCCGGCAACTATATTCCGTACTTCCTGATACCAAACATCACCATGACCGAGCAGTTCGCACCATTGCTGGGTATTGATGTGACCTTCACCAACAGCCTGAACCTGCGGGTGGAATTCAAGAAGAACCGTTCACTCAGTCTTAGCCTGATCGATTACCAGCTGACAGAGCTGCGTTCTACAGAACTCACCCTGGGAGGTAGTTACCGTCTGCGTAACGTGAAGTTCGCATTCCTTGGACAACCACAGGATGGCAAGAAGGTGCAAAATGATATGAACTTCAGGCTGGATATGAGCTTCCGTGACGACAAGACGGTGAACAACAGGCTGGATGCTGACCTGGTGATACCGACAAGCGGACAGAAAGTGATCGGTATATCGCCGTCTATTGACTACGTGTTGAACAACCGCCTGAACCTGCGTTTCTTCTATGACCGCAGGCAGACCATACCGGTTATTTCAACTGCTTATCCGATCACCAGTACCAGAGGTGGTTTAACACTGAGATTTATGCTGGCGCAATAA
- a CDS encoding sensor histidine kinase: MKRTRIYTILLMFAGLMAGRASFAQDNVIRQLRTDLLRQPDSTLYTDILNQLGMQFHLSNTDSCFWYGVKARDIATRRGDKRGLAGALNNLSIFYALKANTKQAIEYGFKSLLYYRELEDQPNICQLLMNLSVLHDMDGMKPESNQYLYQAMELGKTLAQDSIYSLVLINYALRFEQDSTRRDSVKWALGRSKEIIRKYPGSRDIYYIQALEADEWMQEGEGARAVQKINELADKALKEGLVVVAIDMLDHIDTYRQNGYPADAIPAKERAFAIGSRSGYLNMMLPTIASLYRYYANSNNEAKKAYYGRALWELVRKRLEMKSRNYMNYLDYFLKEQELNEWELSNRVQEQKINKANMKRKSRQQLIGFMIGVLLLMGGFTYARYRSYKGLRRQERLLREMNDAISEKNQQLNIHDDFKNKLIAILARDFREPLNDIIRVSAMFRNKDMDQASMQLIIDEAVVSSRKTLVIFENILRWIKSQLSGFVYNPAPCDLLLLFEQAMHYTDQQRIRLDIPSGLYLAGDQEMLLFINRSLLHCAVMLSEGEGPIVVHAMQEELVRVDITFTVKAFTPQMAAHLFEYRRGDDMSVTLVICKDFMDKMGGHISAEVQGVQLRLGYSLPSFN; the protein is encoded by the coding sequence GTGAAAAGAACGCGGATATATACTATACTCCTGATGTTTGCCGGTCTGATGGCCGGAAGGGCGTCTTTTGCCCAGGATAATGTGATCCGTCAGTTAAGGACTGACCTCTTACGGCAGCCGGATAGTACCCTCTATACCGATATATTGAACCAGCTGGGTATGCAATTTCACCTGAGTAACACAGACAGTTGCTTCTGGTATGGGGTAAAAGCCCGGGATATAGCTACCCGCCGTGGCGACAAAAGAGGACTGGCCGGCGCCCTGAATAACCTCAGTATTTTCTATGCGCTGAAAGCCAATACCAAACAGGCTATTGAATATGGCTTTAAATCCCTGTTATACTATCGCGAACTGGAAGACCAGCCTAACATCTGCCAGCTACTGATGAATCTCAGTGTATTGCATGACATGGATGGTATGAAGCCGGAATCCAACCAGTACCTCTACCAGGCAATGGAGCTGGGAAAAACACTGGCGCAGGATTCTATTTACAGCCTGGTACTGATCAACTATGCGCTCCGTTTTGAACAGGACAGTACCCGCCGGGATTCTGTGAAATGGGCATTAGGCAGATCAAAGGAGATCATCCGCAAGTACCCCGGCAGCAGAGATATCTACTACATTCAGGCACTGGAAGCCGACGAATGGATGCAGGAGGGGGAAGGTGCCCGCGCAGTACAGAAGATCAACGAACTGGCAGATAAAGCATTGAAAGAAGGTCTGGTAGTGGTGGCGATCGACATGCTGGATCATATTGACACATATAGGCAGAACGGTTATCCTGCCGATGCCATACCCGCTAAGGAGAGGGCTTTCGCCATTGGTAGCCGGTCAGGGTACCTGAATATGATGTTGCCGACCATTGCCAGCCTGTACAGGTATTATGCCAACAGCAATAACGAAGCGAAAAAGGCCTACTATGGCAGGGCGCTGTGGGAACTGGTGAGAAAGCGGCTGGAAATGAAGTCCCGCAATTATATGAACTACCTGGATTATTTCCTGAAAGAGCAGGAGCTGAATGAATGGGAATTAAGCAACAGGGTACAGGAACAGAAGATCAACAAAGCCAATATGAAGCGGAAAAGCCGCCAGCAGCTGATCGGCTTTATGATAGGTGTGCTGCTGCTAATGGGCGGCTTTACTTATGCCCGTTACCGGTCTTATAAGGGATTACGCCGGCAGGAACGCCTGCTGCGGGAAATGAACGACGCTATTTCTGAAAAGAACCAGCAGCTGAATATCCATGACGATTTTAAGAATAAGCTGATCGCCATCCTGGCGAGGGATTTCCGGGAGCCATTGAATGACATTATCCGGGTGTCGGCCATGTTCCGGAATAAGGATATGGACCAGGCATCCATGCAGCTGATCATTGATGAAGCCGTTGTTTCTTCCAGGAAAACACTGGTTATTTTTGAAAATATCCTGCGCTGGATAAAATCCCAGTTGTCAGGTTTTGTATACAATCCTGCCCCCTGCGACCTGTTACTGCTTTTTGAGCAGGCCATGCATTATACGGATCAGCAGCGGATAAGACTGGATATTCCCTCAGGGCTATACCTGGCGGGCGATCAGGAGATGTTGCTGTTCATTAACCGTAGCCTGCTGCATTGTGCAGTAATGCTGTCGGAAGGAGAAGGGCCGATAGTGGTACACGCTATGCAGGAGGAACTGGTACGGGTGGATATCACATTTACCGTTAAAGCATTTACCCCGCAAATGGCAGCTCATTTATTTGAATACAGGAGAGGAGATGATATGTCTGTAACGCTGGTGATCTGTAAGGACTTTATGGATAAAATGGGAGGCCATATCAGTGCAGAGGTACAGGGAGTGCAACTGAGGCTGGGGTATAGTTTGCCTTCTTTCAATTAG